From one Vicia villosa cultivar HV-30 ecotype Madison, WI unplaced genomic scaffold, Vvil1.0 ctg.000348F_1_1, whole genome shotgun sequence genomic stretch:
- the LOC131627053 gene encoding uncharacterized protein LOC131627053: protein MDINVVKEMWGDKQVEWSHLGANGASGGILTMWKKDFFNLIFSFRGGEGFLGLCVEKEGKTIYFVNMYASWDILTRKRSWDRLSEFKNNNIQGSWCIGGDFNAVTSIEERIGTSSRSYRREIMLFKEFIEDMELVDLPTIGGKFTWIKSNGKSMSRIDRFLLSDSFVEDWKMEGQYIGEREVSDHAPIWLKDNRKDWGPKPFKFNNLWFNHEDFDTFVEEEWKKIVVKGRGDYCLVEKLKTLKNRLAWWNKSVYGWIDLKINKDGKELHSLDNVFVHFAGNVPEDVVVKRTKVVEDFWENINKREGLLRLKSRQLWLSEGDDNTRYFHNSLKDRS, encoded by the coding sequence ATGGACATTAATGTGGTGAAGGAAATGTGGGGTGATAAACAAGTTGAGTGGTCGCACTTGGGCGCCAACGGGGCGTCGGGAGGCATTCTCACGATGTGGAAGAAGGATTTTTTCAATCTAATTTTCAGCTTTAGAGGAGGAGAAGGTTTCTTAGGCCTTTGTGTGGAAAAGGAAGGGAAAACAATTTATTTTGTGAATATGTATGCTTCTTGGGACATTCTCACGAGGAAGAGGTCATGGGATAGGTTAAGTGAGTTCAAAAATAACAACATACAAGGATCTTGGTGCATAGGAGGGGATTTTAATGCCGTCACCTCTATAGAAGAAAGAATAGGGACGTCAAGTCGTAGCTATAGGAGGGAGATAATGTTGTTCAAAGAGTTCATAGAAGATATGGAGTTGGTGGATCTTCCTACTATAGGAGGCAAGTTTACTTGGATCAAAAGTAATGGCAAATCCATGAGTAGAATCGATAGGTTCCTTTTATCGGATAGttttgttgaagattggaagATGGAGGGACAATATATAGGCGAGAGGGAGGTATCCGATCACGCGCCTATTTGGTTGAAAGACAATAGAAAggattggggtcctaaaccgttCAAGTTCAATAATTTGTGGTTCAATCATGAGGACTTCGATACTTTTGTGGAGGAGGAATGGAAGAAGATAGTGGTAAAAGGTAGAGGTGATTATTGCTTGGTAGAAAAGTTGAAAACTCTCAAAAACCGGTTAGCTTGGTGGAACAAGAGTGTCTACGGGTGGATTGATCTCAAAATCAACAAAGATGGGAAAGAGTTGCATTCTTTAGATAACgtgtttgttcattttgcaggtaacgTTCCGGAAGATGTGGTTGTGAAAAGAACAAAAGTGGTGGAGGATTTTTGGGAGAACATTAACAAAAGAGAAGGGTTACTTAGGCTAAAGTCTAGACAACTTTGGCTTTCCGAAGGCGATGACAACACACGTTATTTTCATAACTCTTTAAAAGATAGAAGTTGA